The window GGGGCCCTCGCCCGACCCCCTAGATGGCTTCCTTGCGGGTCAGGAAGTTGAACGAGATCCACCCCGGCAGCACCGGCAGCCAGAAGGTCATCAGGCGGAACAGCAGCACCGCCGAGATCGCGACCTCCTTCTCCAGGCCCGCCGCGATCAGCCCGAGGGTGAGCGTGGTCTCCACCGCGCCCATACCGCCCGGTGTCGGCGCCGCCGACCCCAGCGCGTTGCCCGCCAGGAACACCACCGCGATGCTCGCGTAGCTGATGGCCTCGCCGCCCCCGAACGCGCGGATCGACGCGTCCAGGCACATCACGAAGCAACCCGTCAGCAGCAGCATGCCGCCGATGCCCGTCACCAGCTTCTTCGGCCGCTGCAGCACGTCCAGCATGCGCGGCACCACACCGGCGAACAGTGCCCGTACCCGTGTCACCACGAACTTCCGCATGAACGGGACCGCCGTCACCACCAGCACCAGCACGGCCACCGTCAGCAGACCCGCGATGACGGCCCGGGACGGGGTCATCTCCGGGGTCTTCTCGGTCCCGGTCAGATAACCGAACGACAGCAGCAGCACGATGTGGCTGGCCAGCCCGAACAGCTGGGAGGCGCCCACGCTCGCGACCGCCAGCCCCGGCCGGACACCCGCCCGCTGCAGGAACCGCGTGTTCAGCGCGACACCGCCGACGGCCGCCGGAGCCACCAGCTTCACGAACGACCCGGCCACCTGCGCGACCACCGTCCGCAGGAACGGCACCCGCTCCGGCACGAAGCCCAGCAGGCTCATCGCCGCCGCGAAGTACGTCAGCGCCGAGAAGGCGAGGGCCGCCCCGACCCAGCCCCACTGCGCCTCGCCGATGATCGTCGCGAAGTCCACGTGGGCGAGCTGCGTGAGCAGGAAGTACGCACCGAACGCGCCCGCGATGAACGAGACCAGCGTGCGCGGCCGGATCCGCTCCAGCCGGGCCGGCTCCACCGGCGCCTGCGGGCGGATCAGCAGCACCTGGTGGCGGATCTGGGTCAGCAGATCCTCCTCGCGCGCGCCGTCCAGCGCGTCCTCCAGGGCCTTCTTCTCGGCCTTGCGGTCCGCGGCGGCCGAGGCGGAGACAGGAGTGGCGGAGTGGGCGGATTCCGCCTCGCGCGCCGCCTTCGCCGCGCGCGAGGACTCCAGTACGGCCTCCCGCTGCCGCTCGGCCCGCTCCCGGGCCAGCTTGCGCAGCGTCGCCCGGGTGGAACGGCTCAGCGCGATCGGCTGGAGCAGCGGCAGGCAGTCCGCCACCGCATCCGGGCCGAGCACCGACACGGCCGAGGCCACCGCGCGCTCCGCGCCGACCCGCAGGCCGACCGTGGTCAGCAGCTGTGCGATGTCCATCCGGAGCACGAGGTCGCCCGCGGCGATCTCGCCGCCGCGCAGGTCGGTGAGGATGACGTTGCCGGAACGATCCACCACCAGGGCGTCACCGGTCAGCCGCCGGTGCGCGATCCGCCGCGACTGCAGGGCCCGTACCTGCTTCCACGTGGTGTGGATCAGTTCGTCGGTGATCTCCTCGTCGGAGAGCGCGTCGAGGGCCCGGACGTCCAGGTGCTCGTAGACGAGCATCACCGCGTCCGGACCGAGCTCGGACGTGGCGATCAGCTTCGGTGCGTTCGCCCCGGCCGCGATGGCCGCGTAGGCGAGGAGCGCCTCCTGCTCCAGCGCCTGGCGCAGCGACTGCAGGCTGCGCCCGGTGGTGATGCCGCGCAGGGTGAGCCGGCGCCAGACCCGGTAGAAGAAGCCGTGGGCCTGCTGCTCGCGGTCGACGATCGTGACGTCGAGCGGCGGCCCGTCCTCGAGGGTCACGTGGTAGCGGCGCCCCCGGTCGTTGGCCTCGGACGGCTCGGGGCCCTCCGGCATCTCGGCGCGCATCGCGCTGACCGGCTGGAAGCCGACCCGGCGCAGTCCGGCGAGGAGGTGCTGCCCGGTGGGGCGCACGTTGGGCGAGCCGACGGCGTAGAGGGTGCCGTAGGCGACGCTCCAGCCGATCAGCACGGTCAGGACGATCGAGAAGGGTGTGGTGTACCCGTTGACCAGCATGGCCAGGGCGTTGAGCAGCAGGACCACCCACAGCGCGACGCGCCAGTGGGGTCTGCGGGTCATGCCGACCGCGGTCATGTACGCGATGACGGGCGCGAGGTAGCCGTGGACCGGGTCGGTGAGGGTCCCGCCGCCCGCGGGGCGGGTGAGGGCGTCCTGGATGGTGTCGGGGGCGGCCTGCGAGACCCACAGGTCGGTGGCGAGGGTGACACCGTGGGCGAGGACGGCGGCGAGCACGCCGTCGGCGATGCGCAGGCCGTCGCGTTTGATCAGCCGCTCGATGGCGAAGGCGACGGGCAGCAGCAGCACCGCGATGCTGGACACCAGCGCGGCGACCTTGATCAGCAGGGCGGGCGCCTGGCCGGTGCCCTTGCTGATGTCCTCCTCCAGGCCGACCGTGGTGCCGTGGGCGAAGGCGGCGATGGCGAGGAGGACGGCGATGCCGAGGATGCCGACGAGCAGGCGTACGAGGTCGGACGGCCGGTGCACGCGG is drawn from Streptomyces sp. NBC_01232 and contains these coding sequences:
- a CDS encoding lysylphosphatidylglycerol synthase transmembrane domain-containing protein — its product is MIRDQEETEVTTKEQGVSPPDGAATDDGARPDDGHASHREPVPEPRPEPPRPDGRGVRGDRDDLSDRSDRSDQDDRDDRAGDAPDARGAEVSHGHASSPADRVEVDEPLLAARVHRPSDLVRLLVGILGIAVLLAIAAFAHGTTVGLEEDISKGTGQAPALLIKVAALVSSIAVLLLPVAFAIERLIKRDGLRIADGVLAAVLAHGVTLATDLWVSQAAPDTIQDALTRPAGGGTLTDPVHGYLAPVIAYMTAVGMTRRPHWRVALWVVLLLNALAMLVNGYTTPFSIVLTVLIGWSVAYGTLYAVGSPNVRPTGQHLLAGLRRVGFQPVSAMRAEMPEGPEPSEANDRGRRYHVTLEDGPPLDVTIVDREQQAHGFFYRVWRRLTLRGITTGRSLQSLRQALEQEALLAYAAIAAGANAPKLIATSELGPDAVMLVYEHLDVRALDALSDEEITDELIHTTWKQVRALQSRRIAHRRLTGDALVVDRSGNVILTDLRGGEIAAGDLVLRMDIAQLLTTVGLRVGAERAVASAVSVLGPDAVADCLPLLQPIALSRSTRATLRKLARERAERQREAVLESSRAAKAAREAESAHSATPVSASAAADRKAEKKALEDALDGAREEDLLTQIRHQVLLIRPQAPVEPARLERIRPRTLVSFIAGAFGAYFLLTQLAHVDFATIIGEAQWGWVGAALAFSALTYFAAAMSLLGFVPERVPFLRTVVAQVAGSFVKLVAPAAVGGVALNTRFLQRAGVRPGLAVASVGASQLFGLASHIVLLLSFGYLTGTEKTPEMTPSRAVIAGLLTVAVLVLVVTAVPFMRKFVVTRVRALFAGVVPRMLDVLQRPKKLVTGIGGMLLLTGCFVMCLDASIRAFGGGEAISYASIAVVFLAGNALGSAAPTPGGMGAVETTLTLGLIAAGLEKEVAISAVLLFRLMTFWLPVLPGWISFNFLTRKEAI